Proteins from one Candidatus Eisenbacteria bacterium genomic window:
- a CDS encoding pyruvate, phosphate dikinase — MTDKYVYRFGGGATEGSGEMRDLLGGKGAGLAEMTAADLPVPPGFTIVTTACGLYAAGRGKLPPEVAEQQEAALRWLEGLLGRGLGDPENPLLISVRSGAKFSMPGMMDTILNLGLNDRSVEGLAARTGNRRFAFDSYRRFLQMFGSVVLGVEKDAFEHLLARFKEEKGAKIDLDLSAGRLEEVAGLFKGLIRERTRDDFPQDPRKQLDMARDAVFRSWNNDRAVFYRKQNGIPDDLGTAVNVQAMVFGNMGPRSATGVGFTRDPATGAAEFYGEYLMNAQGEDVVAGIRTPEPIRTLEEQLPESYAQLRRFTDHLEKHYRDVQDFEFTVEEGKLYMLQTRRGQRTAQAAVRIAVDMVREGLITKEEALMRVEPAQLDQLLHPRIDPSAKVVVLARGLAASPGAAVGSIVFTSEEAVEAQRRGEKVILVRSETNPDDIHGMDAAAGILTATGGMTSHAAVVARGMGKCCVAGCSALRMDEEAGSLEIGTRRLGRGDTISLNGSTGEVLDGAVPTLEAEVADEFRVFMEWADQTRKLAVRANADIPRDAQQARKFGAQGIGLCRTEHMFFATERLPHVQQMILFAPIAKRLQAEMRRLEKEVSEAGSAKAETQTKLAATRKELEEPQRKLDEALAKILPLQRDDFYGLLKAMEGLPVTIRTLDPPLHEFLPRREELLVEIARMEERKESGPELERKRTLLKHVEELHEFNPMLGHRGCRLGIAYPEITAMQTRAIMEASCRLRKEGVAAHPEIMIPLVGDVREFLHQAAIVRETAQAVQEREGVEVDYLVGTMVEVPRAALTASEVAREAEFFSFGTNDLTQMTYGYSRDDAGKFLREYLELGVLDRDPFVSIDQAGVGQLVAMATERGRAARPGLKVGICGEHGGDPASVDFFSRVGLDYVSCSPFRVPIARLAAAQAALRARGVAETRTA; from the coding sequence ATGACAGACAAGTACGTGTACCGATTCGGCGGCGGCGCAACCGAGGGTAGCGGAGAGATGCGCGACCTGCTCGGCGGCAAAGGAGCGGGGCTCGCGGAGATGACTGCGGCCGACCTTCCCGTGCCTCCCGGCTTCACGATCGTCACGACCGCCTGCGGGCTCTACGCCGCGGGGAGAGGCAAGCTCCCCCCCGAGGTGGCGGAGCAGCAGGAGGCCGCGCTCAGGTGGCTCGAGGGGCTGCTGGGCCGCGGGCTGGGCGATCCCGAGAATCCGCTGCTCATCTCGGTCCGTTCGGGCGCCAAGTTCTCCATGCCCGGGATGATGGACACGATCCTGAACCTCGGCCTCAATGATCGATCAGTCGAGGGGCTGGCCGCCAGAACCGGGAACAGGAGGTTCGCCTTCGACTCGTACCGCCGGTTTCTCCAGATGTTCGGAAGCGTCGTGCTGGGAGTCGAGAAGGACGCCTTCGAGCATCTCCTCGCGCGCTTCAAGGAAGAGAAGGGCGCCAAGATCGACCTCGATCTGTCGGCCGGCCGTCTCGAGGAAGTCGCGGGCCTCTTCAAGGGGCTGATCCGTGAGCGGACCAGAGACGACTTCCCTCAGGATCCCCGCAAGCAGCTCGACATGGCGCGCGACGCCGTCTTCCGCTCCTGGAACAACGACCGGGCCGTCTTCTACCGCAAGCAGAACGGCATCCCCGACGATCTGGGGACGGCGGTGAACGTTCAGGCGATGGTTTTCGGAAACATGGGCCCGCGCTCGGCGACAGGCGTAGGCTTCACGCGCGATCCGGCGACCGGGGCGGCCGAGTTCTACGGCGAGTATCTGATGAACGCCCAGGGGGAGGATGTCGTCGCCGGGATCCGCACCCCGGAGCCGATCCGCACGCTCGAGGAGCAGCTTCCGGAGAGCTACGCCCAGCTTCGCAGGTTCACCGACCACCTGGAGAAGCACTACCGCGACGTCCAGGACTTCGAGTTCACCGTCGAGGAAGGGAAGCTCTACATGCTTCAGACCCGGCGGGGCCAGAGGACGGCGCAGGCCGCGGTTCGCATCGCCGTCGACATGGTCCGGGAAGGTCTGATCACGAAGGAGGAGGCCCTCATGCGCGTCGAGCCGGCGCAGCTCGACCAGCTCCTCCACCCGCGCATCGACCCGTCGGCGAAGGTTGTGGTTCTCGCGCGCGGGCTGGCTGCCTCGCCCGGAGCGGCCGTCGGATCGATCGTCTTCACCTCCGAGGAGGCGGTCGAGGCCCAGAGGCGGGGCGAGAAGGTCATCCTCGTCCGGTCGGAGACCAATCCGGACGACATCCATGGGATGGACGCCGCGGCGGGAATCCTGACGGCGACCGGAGGGATGACGAGCCACGCGGCGGTGGTCGCGCGCGGCATGGGGAAGTGCTGCGTCGCCGGCTGCTCCGCGCTGCGCATGGATGAGGAAGCCGGATCTCTCGAAATCGGAACGCGCCGGCTCGGGAGGGGGGACACGATCAGTCTGAACGGTTCCACCGGCGAGGTGCTCGACGGCGCGGTGCCGACTCTGGAGGCGGAGGTCGCCGACGAGTTCCGGGTTTTCATGGAATGGGCGGATCAGACGCGGAAGCTCGCCGTGAGGGCGAACGCCGACATCCCGCGGGACGCCCAGCAGGCGCGCAAGTTCGGAGCGCAGGGAATCGGGCTCTGCAGAACGGAGCACATGTTCTTCGCGACCGAGCGTCTCCCTCACGTGCAGCAGATGATCCTCTTCGCGCCGATCGCGAAGCGATTGCAGGCGGAAATGCGCCGCCTCGAGAAGGAAGTCTCCGAGGCCGGATCCGCGAAGGCGGAGACCCAGACGAAGCTCGCCGCGACGAGAAAGGAGCTCGAGGAGCCTCAGAGGAAGCTCGATGAGGCGCTGGCGAAGATCCTCCCCTTGCAGCGCGACGACTTCTACGGCCTGCTCAAGGCTATGGAAGGCCTGCCCGTCACGATCCGCACGCTGGATCCTCCCCTGCACGAGTTCCTGCCGAGGCGGGAGGAGCTTCTGGTCGAGATCGCGCGGATGGAGGAGAGAAAGGAATCCGGCCCGGAGCTGGAGAGGAAGAGAACGCTCCTGAAGCACGTCGAGGAGCTTCACGAGTTCAACCCGATGCTGGGGCATCGAGGCTGCAGGCTGGGAATCGCCTATCCCGAGATCACGGCCATGCAGACGCGCGCCATCATGGAAGCCTCCTGCCGCCTCCGGAAGGAAGGAGTCGCGGCGCATCCGGAGATCATGATCCCGTTGGTTGGGGATGTGCGCGAGTTCCTGCACCAGGCCGCGATCGTCAGAGAGACCGCCCAGGCGGTGCAGGAGCGCGAAGGGGTCGAGGTCGACTATCTCGTCGGCACCATGGTCGAGGTCCCCCGCGCGGCCCTGACCGCCTCGGAAGTCGCGAGGGAGGCCGAGTTCTTCTCCTTCGGGACGAACGATCTGACGCAGATGACATACGGCTACTCCCGCGACGACGCGGGGAAGTTCCTCCGCGAGTATCTCGAGCTCGGCGTCCTCGACAGGGATCCGTTCGTCAGCATCGATCAGGCCGGCGTCGGCCAGCTCGTCGCCATGGCGACGGAGAGGGGGCGCGCCGCACGGCCGGGTCTGAAGGTCGGAATCTGCGGGGAACATGGAGGCGATCCCGCCTCGGTCGACTTCTTCTCGCGGGTCGGCCTCGACTACGTGAGTTGCTCGCCGTTTCGCGTGCCGATCGCGAGGCTCGCGGCGGCGCAGGCGGCCCTGCGCGCCCGCGGCGTCGCTGAGACCCGGACGGCCTGA
- a CDS encoding CDP-alcohol phosphatidyltransferase family protein, with protein MKERRERTALERILGHLGVAQLTHFVWERGRVGFHQNPEGMRDVVRTGFLITGLAWAAAICVTLPLGMEGLLPLLLVTGVWIAAATGLLLLNIGFLSTLSGEPVHRLGAANLITLARISTLPLLSALILQGRWTAALVAYLAIAFSDVADGIIARRRHEETRLGFILDPFGDILFQVVVFMSLWSCGRVGSGTVAAALVRYGLLLFGCLALYFLMGRVWIRPTPFGRATGVALGAGTVLLLYGPISGWERDSLRLVERGITILFIAGAIQVLMIGWANIRRPAASGHGDWRKWGLKLARPGPGESAASRGDHEGVEEER; from the coding sequence TTGAAGGAGCGGCGCGAACGGACGGCCCTCGAGCGGATCCTCGGGCATCTCGGAGTCGCGCAACTCACGCACTTCGTCTGGGAACGAGGCCGGGTCGGCTTCCATCAGAACCCCGAGGGGATGCGGGACGTCGTCCGGACGGGATTCCTGATCACGGGGCTCGCCTGGGCCGCGGCGATCTGCGTGACGCTCCCCCTTGGAATGGAGGGACTCCTTCCTCTCCTTCTGGTCACCGGGGTCTGGATCGCCGCCGCGACCGGGCTTCTCCTGCTCAACATCGGGTTCCTTTCGACCCTCTCGGGAGAGCCGGTCCATCGCCTCGGCGCGGCGAATCTGATCACGCTGGCCAGGATCTCGACCCTGCCGCTCCTCTCGGCGCTGATCCTGCAGGGACGATGGACGGCCGCCCTGGTCGCGTATCTGGCGATCGCCTTCTCCGACGTCGCCGATGGGATTATCGCGCGCCGCCGCCACGAGGAGACGAGGCTCGGCTTCATCCTCGATCCGTTCGGCGACATCCTCTTCCAGGTTGTCGTGTTCATGAGCCTCTGGAGCTGCGGTCGCGTCGGCTCGGGGACGGTGGCGGCCGCGCTGGTCCGCTACGGCCTCCTTCTCTTCGGCTGCCTCGCCCTGTATTTCCTGATGGGGAGGGTCTGGATCCGTCCGACGCCGTTCGGCCGGGCGACCGGCGTGGCTCTCGGCGCGGGGACGGTTCTTCTGCTCTACGGACCGATCAGCGGGTGGGAGCGGGACTCGCTCCGGCTCGTCGAGCGGGGCATCACGATCCTCTTCATCGCGGGGGCGATCCAGGTCCTGATGATCGGCTGGGCGAACATCAGGCGCCCGGCGGCGAGCGGCCATGGAGACTGGCGCAAGTGGGGGCTGAAGCTCGCGAGGCCCGGTCCGGGAGAGAGCGCTGCCTCTCGCGGGGATCACGAGGGAGTCGAGGAGGAACGATGA